aattaaaactattttcagcaattcaacttttattaaaaacttggAGATtggtaataatatttcaaatagtATTCACAGCTTTAAATTAGTAGCTTCTATATTCCTTTGATTCATCGTATTATTTTCAATCACTTACCAGCACTAGCATTTGTGAATGGGTGTGAAATATTCACAGGTGGAACTAATGGTGGCATGGCCGCAAGTAGCGGAGGCTGCAACAATCCAGTAAGAGTAAAGGGTGCGGAAGGGGCTAAAGGAGATAGGGGCGCCGTCAGCATAGCGCTTGTCCTTGTAGTCTCTGGATCTCTTGAAGAGTATTCTGCCCGAGAATACGAGTCGTAACGATGCACGtctaaattataaaatttattactttaaaaagGTAAAATAATTGCTACAAAGATTATAATCGACGCCTATTAAACAGTTAATATTAATTGTTGTTTAAAtcgtaaaatattaaaatttttttaatcatcatAGAtcattttataacattttatttgtaTGAAGTATACGAAGTTGTTGGTTTTTTCGACGCGGAAATAGTAAGAACTTCGGAACAAACTTGGTAACATGAAGAGAGCGTTATAGGAAAAATTAAGCTCATAATCTTAATGTGATGCACACTGACGAGACTACGATAAAAGAAATGAGCACGCAAATAAAAGAGAACGTGTTAGGACGCCAAGTAGTATCAGTCCATTTTTTCGCGTGTGAAATTGACATAAGTTGAAGATGAATGTTTACTTTATCAGAGTCACGAAGGACTAGAAACAACTTTTTATATAGACATAgtgagttttaaaaaatatttaaaacactGATTCAACCTTTATGAATAATATGGCTTGTTGATTTACATAGAATTTAGATTCTGAATACAAAGTAGACATACGAATTTggtattaaaaatacatttaaaaaatgcaaatagcaAGTATTTGtgcaatatatttttattgatatatttGCTTGTGCTtcatataattatgtaaacaTTAATTATGATATCAAATTATTCCTTAAGTACTATTatctaaattttattacaaattgtTCTTTATTTCCTATAAGCTTTACTTGTCTGTGCATAGAACTttgttttcttcattttagaTCTGTGGTAAAaagattatattattatccatTGAAATTTCATAGGCGCCGAGCTAAATATTCAACGTAtttagtaaaaatttttaaaaaaacctcCGCCGTGACAATGTCCTCGAGGGACATTGCCGTGACCAGGATTCGAACCTGGGTTACTACGGCCACAACGTAGGGTCCTAACCACTAGACGATCACGGCTATCGGAGAACTTGAAAATAAACGCTCCAGTGCCAAACATCGAGCCGGATTGCGCTCTATATGCTTACCGGTGCGAGACGAAAGCCGATTTTCTAGAGTAAAAGCGGGAAACTGCCAAGCACGACTTTGGCGTGACCAGCCTTTCACGATTATTGTTTTACTTCTTGATGGAAACCACTTATTCAACGATAAGGTAGATTTTTGTGGGTATATGACCGACAAACTCTTGttagaaataaatttagaaTTTGCGAATACCATCAAAAGCatatttagaaattttcagatttgtcATATATTTTACGTAGAAATGAAGAATTTATAGGTCTCGACAaacaaaatgtgaaaaaaaagaaaaggttACAATTTAAATGTTGGAAAAAGCAAtctaattgtaataaaaatgcgTCTCGCTGGGCTCATCAGTAAAATGACGCGTTGTATCCTCGAAAATATTACTTACTATACTTTTGTTTTCGAATACTAAATCGATAATAATGGTATAGATAACTGGAAACCAAGGACAAACAAATTTGTACAACTGTTTCAGCCTCAAAGTCAAGATAATCATTTTCGAAGcatgaattattttaagaaatcaatatgaaatataacaaaatttgattttttatctATACTTCTATTGTATTACTGCATAGTTTTCAGAAAAGCTTTATCTGTTTTAGAAAGctaatctgatttttttttaatattaaggTACCAAATAAACAATTTACCTGAATTTGGTGTTATTAGATTGTTGTAGCTCCTGAGTAACTGAAGAGCAGACAATGCGTCGGAGAAACTGCCCTCCGAAATCGTCCTATTATTACTTTGAGATCCCATAAGGGTCAGTTTTGCTCTCTGCTTCTTTAATTACATCAAAACCCCCGTTTCTACCTTTTTTGTACTTAAACTACGCGTTTAGTTgaaactaaaacaaaaattaaaaataattttatgcagTGTTCTTGCTATTGTAAATATCAAGGATATGGTGACGCTATCCTTACATTTTCTTTGCAATTTTTTACGTATCAAGCTTTGAATGCATTGAtcactataaaataaaattttacaaaacgtAATATACAGTagtaaattttgttttcaaattaataaaGTAGAATAGAAGCAAGTCAAAGCCTGATATCTTAAATTTGTGTAGACTCATAGTAGACATAATGAGAAGAAGCTtctgataaaaatgaaaaaaaaagcctCCACCGTGACAATGTCCTCGAGGGACATTGCCGTGACCAGGATTCGAACCTGGGTTACTACGGCCACAACGTAGGGTCCTAACCACTAGACGATCACGGCTATCGGAGAATATGAAAGTTAACAACAAGAATCTGGAGAAATTCTCTTTCTCCGACCGGCTACATTCACTCCCGGCTCGATCTCGTTTCGGCCTCAAGATGCAGTAGTGTATCCGGTGCAGTTCGCGCCTTGACCGACTCTAAATGTCAACTCTGTACAACTTTCACGATACCGCAGTAAAGTTActgttaattaattattgttaaatgcgATTTTGCGATTTGCAGTGGAAAGCAAGCGAGGCCATATGCAAGCTCTTATTTTGGCTCTCGTATCCTTATCAAACCAAAGCTgtgattatttttagaacaatGCTCATACAACGTATAGGTATAAGAACCGGAGCAGAGTCTCGCGTTTGCAAATAAACTTTAGTCGACTTTAGAAGGTACATACGTTTTACGATTCCAGACAGTTCTCAAATCACATGTGGCCGTTGCTGCAAGATCCTCACAAACAGCCGAAACCACCTCGTCACGTGCGAGTTTAGAAAAGCACTGCTTTGGACAACCTGCGCCCATATCGAAGTTTGTACGAAGGGTTATCCTCCCGCCTCTCGGTGCATGCGCACTTGGACGATCCGCCCTCAAGAGCCACCCCCTTCGAATTAGCAACGACGCGCGCGACTGGATAAGGCTGGCTTTGAAACTAGGAAGGGGTGTCACCCCGTGTCGATGGTGTTACACGGAAAATAGCTCGACTCCTGGATCACTGCTGTGGAAGGAGATTGCACCGGAATGCATTTGCTTCAATTTAGATGAATAATTACAACCTATAGTATGTGTAATTAACTGTTATATTCTTTCTTTTACGATCAACATTTAGATGTACAgagattttatttacaaaaactcAAATGAATCGAATGTTTAGAGAATGAGAAATCTTCAAAATGTTTCGAGTGTAGctagatattttttaattcaatagtGGATCGCATGATTCGGAGTTTAAAATTAGAAAAGCAAATGTATCGTACATCTCACCTACaagaaaaacatattttcatATCAGAGTAGCGCATAAAGTTGAAGAAAGCTACTTGTTAacgaattggcagcggttttttaaaatttaatcggTCCTCTACAAAGATCGAGTGCAACGCACTTTAGTCCATTCACCAACTTCGCTCAAAGAAACGGTACCTGCTACAATCTCAACGAGTGCGCTCCATAGTTCAACCTTTCACGTAACGCTTCCGCAATGCTTGCCTAAAGTCACTGTGGTATAATTTCAATACAAATTCAACTTTCAAAAGTTTCagcatttttatttccatcAACTCGTTAGTATGTACACCtcgcagaaataaaataaaaaaaaacaaggcTACCATTTTCCCCCCTCTCATCGGCAGAGCAACCCTCACTTTTGTCCTCACCTGTACCGTCGTCCACGTCCACGCAAAGCTTAAACGCGGGACTCGCGCAATCGCAAGCTCGCGCCATAATCGTCGTCCTCGCGCTTGCGCCAGACCACAAGGGGTTGGGAGGATCGGAGATCGCGATAGGCGCAAGCCGTACTCGCAATGGATTATTCCGCGCGATGCCATCTCCCTTTTCCTACCCTGATGGGGgtaattctgatttttttacgttttcagGTGAAGGATGACACAGTGAAACTAATTTGCTCGCTTGATGGCTGGCTGAGGGATcggtttttaaatgaaaatcgTCGCTTATAGCCGACGCCGAGTTGTAtgaattttaacttttaatgAGACCAAGGAACGCGATTAATTGGAAACGCGATGAACTTATAACATATGCGCATACAATAACTTTAACGACCCGCTTGATAATACGGAAAGCCCCGATGTGCCGTGAATAATTGAATAATTGTAAGAACAGAGCTCGGTGGACAAATTAGGCTCGCTATCGGGATTCCCAACTCCTCTTCGTGTTTGATTAGAGAATCGGAAACGGGTCAAGCCGCTGTAAAATCCCGATCGTAATCGAAGCCTAGTTACAGCGCCAGCGAAATGCCAAACCCTCGAAAGCCCATGAAACTTTGATCCTCCTAATGTCCGCAAATAAATCACAAGCAGCCATCATCATCGTCGATAACCGATCTCCCGCGCGGGCAAAACCGCTAAAATATTCAGCCGACCCGAGGGGAACCTCGGTGAAATAACAAGTTCTCTGGCCTTTGGTAATGTTTACTCGCACGACCCACACCTGTCGCGAGGCTTTGCGACGTCGGCCGCCGCCTATGCGTGCGTTATATTCTTACTCATCGGATGAGCACGCGATCAGCGACCGGCTTAATTGTCACACTTACGGACGCACGTGCACCTGTTTAACTGTGAGCATTGAGTAAGCGATATTTGATTAGGGGTTGCTCGCCGCGGAGGGGCTTATATCGAGCCTGTCAAATGGACGCCGCTTCGCCAACTTTTCGCGTTCGAGGCAGCGCCCGTTCCACTAAGAACAGCGTTGATGCAGGAAGAGGCCGAAATCCTCGGAGGCAAATTGAAATCGAGCGCGCCCCAAAATCGAACCTGATCTCTGCAAACGGCGCAACGTACGTCATCCCCCACTCTAGTCCTGCGTGAATCCACATACGACGCGAGCGAACCACCCCTGTCGGGTCGGGGAAACACGCGAGCGGAGGAGTCGCCGGTGTGTCGTGCCCCGGTACATCCGAGCCATTATGCGTCGAATCACTCGGTCGCGTGCAATTAGTTTCGGCCGGCTCATAAATGCTGCAGGCCGCGCATCATACGCACCGTAATTATACATCACACTGCAGCGCGCGAGTTCTGCTGCTGTGTACCGATACCGAGACGACACGTGTCCTTCCTACCTCCACCACGGAGTGGTATATTATTATCGCCGTGTCTTGGCCTGGCGGCAGCCTTGAGGTGCTGCGAATCCCTGCCTCGGATGTGGAGGCACGACGGAGACCGGAATAGATTGCGTGACGGGGGACTGGCTTTGGTTTGGATGGATGTAATCCTATATAGCACGTGTAAGGATCGACGATGTTGGTATAAGAATTTAGCCGATCGCGTTGACATTATTCCGCATTTCCTGACTGTTCGGTTATCTAATTTCGTTGGTTGTTTGAAAAAACATCATCGTAACGACGAGTCGCGAccctcgccctcgttcgcaaTTACGCCGATAACTAAACGATGAAACGAAATGCCCATTCACCCCAAATTAGCCCTTCCCGCAGGTGTTGCCGATCGCTTCGCCTAGTACGAGGCTCGCGAACTCGTATGAATAATTTCGATTCGATCCGTGAGCGGAAAAGGCCGGAAAAGGGTGTACAAGACTGCTCTGGTAACAGACACTTGCGCGCATAAAACATTTCTTCTTTTGAATACATCGACTAAATGCTTATGGCATCAATCGACGAGTTGAATCATTTATCCGATGATAATAGCGGGTTATAGGTATAACGACAAGGCGAGTATCCAACTTATAGCAAAGGGTCTTTAGTCAAAGTACAATTAGTTGGAAGCATGCAGGGATAAACGCTCGAAGAAAAGCTCTTGCTGCAGAAGCATGATAAAGCTCCgggtaaaaatgaaaaaaaaagcctCCACCGTGACAATGTCCTCGAGGGACATTGCCGTGACCAGGATTCGAACCTGGGTTACTACGGCCACAACGTAGGGTCCTAACCACTAGACGATCACGGCTATCGGAGGATATGAAAGTTAACAACACGAGTCTCGAGAAATTATCTCTCTCCGGCCGGCTACATTCACTTCGGACTTGCTCTGGTTTCCAGCGCAAGGCGCGAGGTATCTGGTGCAGTTATTGGCTTTACCGGCTCCAAAAGTTACCGATTCGTCTTGTTCAAGCGGCTTTGCGTATCGagtttctttttaaattttgcgaTTTGTAGCCAGAGCGCGCGGAAAGAGGTCTTTCGCAAGCTCGCAATCGGCTTGCACACCGTTATCAATCCGAAGTTGCGAACTGAGATATGGTATTTTCTTTCAAAGAAGCACTACTGCCCAAACGTGTATTTGTGCATCAATGTCATCATATACGATCATTTAggtattttctcttttttttactcggtgttattattttataatcgtGCTCACCCTCCCCTCTCAAAGGCTTCTTCGAAAGTCATTGAATCGATTTTCGACTATGGCTCGGCCGAGGCTCGAAAAAGACGATGCGGCAGACAAAAGATAAGGTTCGgggtaaaaatgaaaaaaaagtctcCACCGTGACAATGTCCTCGAGGGACATTGCCGTGACCAGGATTCGAACCTGGGTTACTACGGCCACAACGTAGGGTCCTAACCACTAGACGATCACGGCTACCGGAGGATATAAACTTTGAGAGCACAGACTCGGAGAAATTATCTTGTTGTTGTCTTTACCGACAGCTCCTGCACTGCGTTTTGTATGAGCTATACGTCCAAGTGAAACATAGCAATTTTGCGATCTCTATAAAATCAACGCGACAAGTCAATCAGCTCTGTTATGAGAATGACCTACATTGTACGtacaaaacaaataaaaactttCCTGCACTAATCTCGGCGGACGTAAAAGTGGTAGGCGCCAATCGGTCTTGATTGAAAAATTACCGGCCATCAACTGGTGGTGGATGTGTGCGAATCTCGTCGCCGCAAAGGGCTAGAGCTGCTCGGTAAAATTTCGACACAGTATGGGTGATTTTGAAatgacgaagaagaagaagcagcggtAGGTTATTGAATTTCGTAAGATTAAATGTAGTTTTATTCAATTTCTTGATATGCATACATGAGATTCTTAATCGTTAAAATGAATACTTTGAAAATGCAGCATCAGACTCTCCTTAAGCTCCACGGTTGGCCATCAGGCAGGCGGCCAGCTTGCACTTGTCGTCCTTAACTGCAATATCAGCAGGAAGAAGGGCGCGtgactttttgaataaaattttcgGCCGATCAACGATCCGAGAGCTTACCTTGGTCCTTGCACGTGCTCAGGGCCTTTCctagcgtgtcgaggttcatGTTGAACTTTTGGCGCAGGGCGTCCTCGTTGAGGGATCCGTCGGCCTTCATCAGGTTCATCTTCTTCATCATGCAGGAGTAGTAGCAGTTCCTGTTCTGCTCCTGCTTCTCGGGCACCTTGGCGTTCCTCAGACCGGTCGGGTATTGCTCTGCGGGAAATCGGAAAGGTTCGGGTGCGGTTAATGATCGATTCGATGCGATGCGGAGAGAGATTAGTTGTCCGATACTCACGTGGGTCGAATCCGTTCTCGATCAGGCAGCCCTTGATGTACTCCTTGTTGATGTCCTTGATGGGGTCTTCCTGTTGGTTGAATTTAAAcgttagaggaaggcgaggcTTTCTCTGATGGAAACAAAATAGGTACATCCAGAGTTACTCACTGCGAAGACGCCGGCGAGGCAGACGGCAAGAACGATGACGACGGCCTTCATGTTGGTGTGcgagttttgtttttttcgggTTTAGCAAAGGGGGTTGCTCTCACTGCGACTGCTTTCACAGACTGAATGAAGCTCCGGCTGCTCCGAGCTTTATATACAGTCGAGATAATCGGCGGCTTGATGTTTTTCAATTGATAAATTGTAGTGTTGACCTGAAAGTGAACTCGCCTTTAAGCCCCCTAAAGTACCCGTGATAAAGCACGATAATGCCTGCTTAACAAACAAAAGCTCCAGCGGCGTGTTGCCTCTCTCCCTTGCACGGGCTTTCTTCGCCGCGCACGGAATAAACGAGTTTACGCTGATACAACTTTGACGCCCGAGCATAACAGCGCACTTTACTCTGTACTCGAATTGTGGCAAAACTAGTTTTCGTCAGCGGGAACCGGTAGAATTGCGGCCTCGATTCTCCAGCTACCGCCAGCCCGGCAATATGCGGCATATTGCCCTGCATTGGCTAGATCAAAACGTTTTGAatcgttttttatttcgctTTCAACGGCAATATCCTCATTGCTTCGAGCAAATAAAAAGGTCGCAATTGAGCCGCTACAGGGCTTGATTCGCGAACGCTGAAATGAGCAGCACAGATCCGCGCGGCGGGCCGATTAGGCCGTGCGAGAAGGATGCGCTTAAGTAGAGAGTAAACACTCTCTAAGCATCGTTTCGCACTGCTGATTGCTCCTAGTCAAATCTCGGCCTCTCTCATACGATAATTCGTGTCTCTATCGTTTGCTCTTCTTTCCGGCTGAAATTTAAATCGCCTGGAGGCTCCTTCGCTGGATTAGGTAATCGATCCCCCGCGTACACTGGTGCAATAATTTATTCGGCTCGAGTGGAATTATTATCATTGCGTCGACGCATTTGCGAGGATAAGAAgtggaaaattaaattccaTCATCAAGAGGCCCAACGCATTGGTTTTTATTGTACGAGCGCGTAAGTTTCCCTTCGTTCATAAATCAAGGTTTGATAAAGCTAATTGCCTTGTTTTCTCACCGAGCGTGCAGTGACTGCAGGCGATAACCGCAACTACAAACTGTTCACCGTCCATGCCAATATTCGTTAACAAGAAAAAAAGCGTACCAGTTGTTTATAAGCCTCATACTACCAACAGTTGAGCCGCAACGAAAAAGAGGAAAGAGCGATAAGAGTCGTGTAggatcgttaaaaaaataactttgcCGCCCCCCCCATCCATCCCTCGCGGCGTGAAAGCTCGAGTTCGGGCAAACTTTCGTATCGTCCTCGTGACGACTTGATGAGATAACTTTGCGCCAAGTCCCGTGACTTTGTGTAACGCAAACACCTATATATCGCATCACGAATTACCGCGGCACGCGACTGTCGCGTGCCGCCGCGTGTGCGCGCCTACACCTGATAACTTTCTTCGATGCAGCTCGagccggggggggggggcggggCAATTACGAGGCGACGGAATCGATGCGTCGTTCCGCGGACATAATTAATTTTAGCGAGTAGATGTATAATAGCTAAATGGAACGGAAATTTTGCGCAGAGATCACGCGGCGATGACATCATGCCAAACAACTCGCCCGGTTCAGAGCCTGCGCTGATTGTTTAATGAAGCCCGCGACGAAAACAAGCTCGATTCGCAGCTTCATTCGGAATCAAGGATACGCGccaatatgttttttttttttttttgagcaaAGGCACCGCGATTCGTTTATACGAATGGTTATTACATATAGCATGTAGTCCGTTTCAACGATTCCAGGATAACTACAAGCTAACGGTAGCAGAGCGCGCTCGAGCGATCGGGCGCAATTAACCACTTTTCCCTTCTCGCGAGACCGTcaattagagagagagagagagagcgacggcGGATTCGTCAATAATTGATAAACCGCCTGCCCTCCAACCCTTTGGAATAGTTGTTGCAGAGTAATTACCCttagctaaaaataaaattacacgGCTCGTTCGGCGTAAACGCATCGGATGCCGCTCGGCGTTAAATTTTAACGAGGAAAAGCTCGAGAGAGATTCCCCGTAGCGCTGGCGAAATGGCAAATCGATGCGCGTATGCATTATGCAGCCGTAGTCCGGCAACGATTTTCCTATATTTCCAGCCGGGCGCGACGATTACGAGCCGATCTGATAAGGTTACTCGAGCTGTGGCGAAACGCTGGACGcgagcttttaattttttttttttttttttttttttctacgatCGAACAGCTCTGCAGCGTCGCCAACTTCAAGCTCGTCGCCTCGAGCCGGCGCTAGCATGAAGCGTCGATCGAAAATTCTCCTCGCTCGGTAAATTGGCCGAAATGTGTTGTAAGTAGTGGATAGGATGCAATGTTCCGAGCAGGAGGACGACGCATCGTCGGACGAGGAGATCCACGAGGCCGTCGACAGCATCCTCGCGGAGGACGAGCGCGACAAGTCGGCTAGAAAGCGCCAACTCGCCGAGCGGGAAGCTGCAAACGTGACGTATTATCGATGATCGCTCGAGATCCTAAGCTCCTTCCCCGCGAAATCCCGTGAACGAAAACATCACCTTCCGCAGCGCAGTAAACGGCGAAATCCGTCCGCGGAGTTCAAGAGGCGCCAGACCGGGGCTGAGAAGTCGAGAAGGTTCTCGCTGCGCGTGATGGAGGCcatgcgcgcgctcgagcgacGGACGGAGAGAAGAGCCGAGTGCCCGGTATCCAATAAGAGCCCCGCCACCTGCGAGATCGTCGATTACGTCGACAGGAAGTTCAGGAACGACGGAGACGTCGAGGCGCAGGTCCGAATCGCGCTAAAGAGGCTCGCTTGTCAAGGGTAGAGCATCGCTTGCTTGTCTATTCTCACCGCAGCATCGTTACACCCTATACCGTACCCAAGAGCGCCTTTCACCGCTCAGCTTCGTCAAGTGCGAGGGAGGCGACGCGTACACGCTGCTGGCTCCGTTCGCCAGTCAGTTGGGAAGGGCGGGAAAGGCGAACTTGGGCCTGCACTCGACGGCCGAGTTGACCGACTGCCGGAGGCATCGCTCGGGACGCGACGCGCGATCGAACCGCAGCACTGCGAGGTGCCGAGGCGGCTGCCGGCGCGATCAGTCCTGCAAGCAAACCGAGGTTCCTATGACTCTTTAACCCTTGAAAACAATCCTCCGATAAAAAAGCGCCTCGAGCGTCGCCCGCAGGAAAGCTCGGAAATAGATCTGTCGATCCCGTCGAGCGTCGAGGAGGACATATTCCGGCGTAGAATCGAACGCGACATCGAGAGCTTGCAGCACCGCTGTCCCCCGGGCGAAACCGAAGCCGAAAACGCGACGATGGAGCTGCGAAAGCCGGCACAGGCTGCTGGCGAGCCCGGTCGAAGGAACAGCGAGTTGCGTATCGAGGCGTGCGGCGACGAGGACAGGCGACAGGGCAAGTGCCAGCTCAACCGGAGCGTGGCCGGGAGTCCGAGGAAAGGGATCAGGTAGGCCGGAATGCCTTGAACGCTTACATGCGACGCTCTGCTCTCGAGCCAACGCACCTATTCCACCTAGTCCAGCAAGAGAAGAGGATCGAATCGTCGGCGCCATCCGCAATCCCGCTCGCGAGATCGAAGCGGCCATGGCTCTTCCGGAGTTCGCGGACGACGCCAAGGACGACTACGAGCCCGTCGACGTCCCCGACGAGGACGAGCAACTCGAGgaagacgacgaggacgagggaGACGACGCTGGCGAGGACGACGAGCTCCTGCGGGAGCTGAGGCAGCACAGCGACGCCCGGATTCCCATGGACGAGGACAGGGACCGGGAGCTGAGGAGGTGGATACGGAACTGCAGGAGGGAATGCGAGAGACGAGCCAGAGAGGGAGGCGACAGCGCTGATGGGGAATGATGGGAAATGGAGCCTTTCGACTCGAAATTTCGACGATACGTGTAAACGGGATTTTTGCTGGAAAGGTGTAaattaaaattgcaaaattccATGCGACTCTATCGATGAGcttttattttactattttacAAACACACGTGACGCTGCTATGTGACTGCGGGgcgggaaaattcaatttcacTCCATTGCCCACGGGAAATTCTCAACGCTTACGAGCGGCTCGATTGCCGTCCCGTTTTTTCTTGAAAAGCTCCAGATCCGAGGATACGCGGAAGACCGCTCCCTTCTTGTTCACCGGTACCAGCAAGCCCAGCACTGTGCCCAAAGAGAGAACTTCGTATATGCACTTCTCTATACTCTTGTTTCCTGTGAAAAAATATCCGATCATTTGGATCATTATACtcggagagaaaaatatttggaaAGGTATAGTTTGAAAAAAGCTCTGACCCGCCTCCGAGGGTAAGCTCTCGTACGGAAACTCGTAACTCCTCCGCTCCTCCTCGTCCGCGGAGCTTTTCAAGCCCAGCGCTTTACCGGGCGAAGCGTCGGGCTTGCGGGAGAGCTTTCGCCGTTGGAGCTTGCGGAACTGCCTGGGGGCGCTGCTTTTCTGCTTGCACATCATTCCGCGGTCCGAGGCGCGCTCGAGGAACTGGTAGACCAGCTCCGACACCGTCGGACGGTGCGTCCGATTACTGCCCGGACGACTGCCGGCCTTTTGGATCGATTTTCGGGGGATTCTCGACTTGAGTGTGCGCTGATGACGATATTATCGAATATTAGTCACATCAAATGTCAGAGCTTTACATTCGGCTACCTTTGACTTGTTGCTGCGACGACGCCGCGAATTTATTTTCTCGATGAATCTGGCTTCGTGACCCGACTGAATCCTCACGCGCTTTTTGCCGCCTTTCTTCGGAGCCATGTTGTCTTTTTTAAACGGGCCGGAATTTTTTCATCGGTGAGCTACGACATGCATACACTCATATAATAGCCGAGTAAACCGAGATAATGACTTTTCAATTTCCAATTTTTGGTTAAGCAGCGCCTTGAGAAAAGAAAGGTGAAGTTTTCTGGTTGACGCGCGAAAAGgtattgttttgttttcttcCGAATCGAACTATctgctaattttttttcttcacttAATACAGCAATTTCTtaacattttctaaataatgtAGTGCATATTAGTGTGTACGCGTTGATAACGAATCGAGCTTTACGCTGCCGtttgaatttctaataaaGTCGCATTTTCTAGAAACCGAAAGCTTTGCGCAATATCGTCGCATATGATCATGCTAATACAATATAAGAAAAACGTAAATGACGTATCGTTTCCCGACGCGatcaataaaaatgaaaaattacacaaAGCCCGCGGAGGAGCGACAGTGCGAATGGTtagtcacacacacacacacgcagccCATAACGCAGATCAATATTTCTAACAATAGAGGAAGCCGTTAATTTGCATATACTAACACGAAACTTCAACTTACCAAGTTTCGAATGAGTGTCAAGAGCGTCGCTGCAGTCG
The sequence above is drawn from the Nasonia vitripennis strain AsymCx chromosome 4, Nvit_psr_1.1, whole genome shotgun sequence genome and encodes:
- the LOC100113557 gene encoding uncharacterized protein LOC100113557, whose amino-acid sequence is MKAVVIVLAVCLAGVFAEDPIKDINKEYIKGCLIENGFDPQQYPTGLRNAKVPEKQEQNRNCYYSCMMKKMNLMKADGSLNEDALRQKFNMNLDTLGKALSTCKDQVKDDKCKLAACLMANRGA